From a region of the Wolbachia endosymbiont (group B) of Gerris lacustris genome:
- a CDS encoding IS5 family transposase (programmed frameshift) — MRSVYPSDISRERFEIILPDLESCRKKTKPRKLDLYELFCGVLYVLKSGCQWRMLPKEFPKWRNCYDYFKRWSKKPNEDRESVLEIVLKKLVGEVRFNSGRNTKTSFCIIDAQSVKNTDIAEEKGYDAGKKISGIKRHIAVDTQGLPHAIYITTANIGDRTAAVEMICNARKNLSEVQNILVDAGYTGENFATQIKTTIGATVEVIKRSELHTFVVLPKRWVVERSFAWLEKCRRLWKNCERKLNTRLQMVVLAFTALLLKRL; from the exons ATGAGGAGTGTATACCCAAGTGATATAAGTCGGGAAAGATTTGAGATTATATTACCAGATCTAGAATCCTGTAGAAAAAAAACAAAACCAAGAAAACTGGATTTATATGAGTTATTTTGCGGTGTACTTTATGTGCTAAAAAGTGGCTGTCAGTGGCGAATGCTACCAAAAGAGTTTCCAAAATGGCGCAATTGTTACGATTACTTCAAGAGATGGAGTAAAAAACCGAATGAAGATAGAGAAAGTGTTCTAGAAATTGTCTTA AAAAAATTAGTTGGAGAGGTTCGTTTCAACAGTGGTCGGAATACAAAAACAAGCTTCTGCATCATTGATGCTCAAAGTGTAAAAAACACCGATATTGCTGAAGAAAAAGGTTATGATGCCGGCAAGAAAATTTCAGGAATAAAGCGTCATATTGCAGTAGATACGCAAGGTTTGCCACATGCAATTTATATTACTACAGCTAATATCGGAGATCGTACTGCTGCTGTAGAGATGATTTGTAACGCAAGAAAAAATCTTTCCGAAGTTCAAAATATACTAGTTGATGCAGGTTATACAGGAGAAAATTTTGCAACTCAAATAAAAACGACTATTGGTGCAACCGTTGAAGTAATAAAACGAAGTGAATTACATACCTTTGTTGTATTGCCAAAAAGGTGGGTTGTAGAGCGTTCTTTTGCTTGGCTGGAAAAGTGTAGACGGTTATGGAAAAATTGCGAGCGTAAACTCAATACTAGACTACAAATGGTCGTTCTAGCTTTTACTGCCTTGCTCCTCAAAAGATTATGA